From a region of the Fibrobacter sp. UWB2 genome:
- a CDS encoding pitrilysin family protein — protein MKQNIKQTVLENGITILTDYMPHAYSAAVGVWVPRGSRHEASDEFGLSHFYEHLVFKGTENRTALEIAHAIEDRGGNLEAYTTRQETGFYAQVESSDMPLAIDVISDMLMHPRFDKKEMEKERHVIIEEVHSYDDIPEELVGDIFNAIHFRGCGIAHSITGNVKQVQSLTRKQMLKYGHQVTDEIPLYVCASGKVKHEELVELCAKKFEQKKINGTTPEDIYTPNQGIKIVQKSDITQSNLFWGLSFDRSLMSDRDRCAFSLFNVAMGAGMASRLFQKIREDKGLAYSVYSTADLYKDCVDWGISLATEPHQLKTALALSIAEVKKFLRHGFIKDELERTKTNILGGLHLGADSPEKRVIRMAEQTLHLGEFHTMEYAEKQIRSITEDEVLATVNRLLSTAKYSIAIVEPKSKKKTVLDIDLF, from the coding sequence ATGAAACAAAACATCAAACAGACAGTCCTCGAAAACGGAATTACCATCTTAACAGATTACATGCCGCACGCCTATTCGGCAGCCGTCGGTGTTTGGGTCCCGCGCGGGAGCCGTCACGAAGCAAGCGATGAATTCGGACTCAGCCATTTTTACGAGCACCTCGTTTTCAAGGGAACAGAGAACCGCACTGCGCTTGAAATTGCGCACGCCATCGAAGACCGCGGCGGGAATCTCGAAGCGTACACGACCCGCCAGGAGACAGGCTTTTATGCGCAAGTCGAAAGCAGCGACATGCCGCTTGCCATTGACGTGATTTCGGACATGCTCATGCACCCGCGCTTCGACAAGAAAGAAATGGAAAAGGAGCGCCACGTCATCATCGAGGAAGTCCACAGCTACGATGACATTCCCGAAGAACTCGTAGGTGACATCTTTAACGCCATTCATTTCAGGGGCTGCGGCATCGCGCATTCCATCACCGGGAACGTCAAGCAAGTCCAGTCCCTCACGCGCAAGCAAATGCTCAAGTACGGGCATCAAGTCACCGACGAAATTCCGCTCTACGTTTGCGCTTCGGGTAAAGTCAAGCACGAAGAACTCGTAGAACTTTGTGCTAAAAAATTTGAACAAAAAAAGATCAACGGAACAACCCCCGAAGATATCTATACGCCGAATCAAGGTATCAAGATTGTACAGAAAAGCGACATCACACAATCGAACCTTTTCTGGGGTTTGAGTTTCGACCGTTCGCTGATGAGCGACCGCGACCGTTGTGCATTCTCGCTTTTCAACGTTGCGATGGGTGCCGGCATGGCATCGCGCCTGTTCCAAAAAATTCGCGAAGACAAAGGCCTCGCCTACTCCGTGTATTCCACCGCAGACCTTTACAAGGACTGCGTGGACTGGGGCATTTCGCTTGCAACCGAGCCGCACCAGCTCAAGACCGCCCTTGCGCTTTCTATCGCCGAAGTCAAGAAGTTCCTGCGTCACGGGTTCATCAAGGATGAACTCGAACGCACCAAGACGAACATTCTCGGCGGGCTCCACCTCGGTGCAGACAGTCCCGAAAAGCGCGTAATCCGCATGGCGGAACAGACGCTCCACCTCGGCGAGTTCCACACCATGGAATACGCCGAAAAGCAAATACGTTCCATCACCGAAGACGAAGTCCTCGCAACCGTCAACCGCTTGCTCAGTACGGCAAAATATTCCATCGCTATAGTCGAACCCAAGAGCAAAAAGAAGACCGTCCTCGACATAGATTTGTTCTAG
- the infC gene encoding translation initiation factor IF-3, translating into MPNRPSDGTRINEDIHISPIRLVKEDGEAIIIETSKALQMAKDAGLDLVEVSPNAKPPVCRIINYGKYKFEQLKKAKAAKAKQHVVKLKEIKMHPKTAENDYQYRIKQAGEFLQDGMKVKLIMQFRGREMAHMDYGKRLMERAKEDLAPFGDLEMDSRVEGNTMLSIYGPKRGAGKKQDQAPKPVTEPKAAGEA; encoded by the coding sequence ATGCCCAACCGTCCCAGCGATGGGACCCGTATCAACGAAGATATCCATATCTCTCCGATTCGTCTCGTGAAAGAAGATGGCGAAGCTATCATCATCGAGACGAGCAAGGCATTGCAGATGGCGAAAGACGCCGGACTGGACCTTGTGGAAGTCTCCCCGAATGCTAAGCCGCCTGTCTGCCGCATCATCAACTACGGCAAGTACAAGTTCGAACAACTGAAGAAGGCTAAGGCCGCAAAGGCCAAGCAGCACGTGGTGAAGCTCAAGGAAATCAAGATGCACCCGAAGACTGCCGAGAACGACTACCAGTACCGCATCAAGCAGGCTGGCGAGTTCTTGCAGGACGGTATGAAGGTGAAGCTTATCATGCAGTTCCGTGGACGCGAAATGGCGCACATGGACTACGGCAAGCGCCTTATGGAACGCGCCAAGGAAGACTTGGCCCCGTTTGGCGATTTGGAAATGGATTCGCGGGTGGAAGGCAACACAATGCTTTCTATCTACGGTCCAAAACGTGGTGCCGGTAAGAAACAAGACCAGGCACCGAAGCCCGTAACCGAGCCAAAGGCAGCAGGTGAGGCTTAA
- a CDS encoding TIGR02147 family protein, with protein sequence MKPIVEYQDYHAFLSDYYEERKRTSAFSWREFAKIAGFVSPSYLKMVCEGRTKLSKVTMGRVAQAIGLVGYEVEYFETMVLFGNAKNDEQKKTFLEQMHSISLAHKVRIVDKDAFEYYDTWKNPVVRELAPLMPGAMPGDIAKACAQDVSALDVRKSLSFLERAGFLKQVRENVYEQTEKSVEGSKEGLPLAIRSMHRAMGNLAVDSLNRFTPDVRNVTGITMGVNREAYEKIVAVLDECRKKITEIANECSDITQVYRLNLQLFPLSKEIVKKEEA encoded by the coding sequence ATGAAGCCGATTGTTGAATATCAGGACTACCACGCTTTTTTGAGCGACTACTATGAAGAACGTAAGAGAACTTCTGCGTTCTCGTGGCGCGAGTTTGCCAAAATTGCGGGTTTTGTCTCGCCGTCGTACCTCAAGATGGTTTGCGAGGGCAGGACGAAATTGAGCAAGGTGACCATGGGGCGTGTGGCCCAGGCAATTGGGCTTGTGGGTTACGAGGTCGAATATTTTGAAACGATGGTGCTGTTTGGTAATGCCAAGAATGACGAACAAAAGAAAACGTTCTTGGAACAAATGCATTCGATATCTTTGGCCCATAAGGTCCGCATTGTAGATAAAGATGCGTTTGAGTATTACGATACCTGGAAAAATCCGGTGGTGCGAGAGTTGGCGCCTTTGATGCCGGGAGCGATGCCGGGCGATATTGCAAAGGCCTGTGCGCAAGATGTTTCGGCGCTAGATGTCCGCAAGTCGCTCTCTTTCCTGGAACGTGCAGGATTCCTGAAACAAGTTCGCGAGAATGTTTACGAACAAACTGAAAAGTCTGTGGAAGGCTCCAAGGAAGGATTGCCGCTTGCCATCCGCTCCATGCATCGTGCCATGGGAAATTTGGCGGTAGATTCTCTGAACCGCTTTACGCCGGACGTGCGAAACGTTACGGGAATTACGATGGGTGTGAATCGTGAGGCGTACGAAAAAATTGTCGCAGTGCTTGACGAGTGCCGCAAAAAGATTACTGAAATTGCAAATGAGTGTAGCGATATCACGCAAGTTTACAGATTGAATTTACAGCTGTTTCCGCTGTCAAAGGAAATTGTGAAAAAAGAGGAGGCGTAA
- a CDS encoding glycoside hydrolase family 5 protein, whose translation MRLNTFGIACSSLLMAASAFAALPKATALVEPMGMGYNIGNTMEVPENPTAWGNPLPTAGYIKAIKAAGFNTVRIPCAWYSHSDALTKDIAANGGTADNGSYTHVGKAADFTTPTIDAAWLKQVKDVVDMVIAEGMYVVLNSHWDEGWLEDRVYEGTANPRSGSGDIANSSATTKARQAAFWSQIASYFKDYDEHLLFAGANEPGVNDPWGSSGQWAFDNSRMQILKGYYDAFITSVRSAGGNNDTRTLIVQAPRTEMDNAPMLSTSWPTDPAGEGYMMAEVHYYPYQYSLMTADEDWGKQYYYYTGLSSTNDKEHNMGWNVYSKSIDNSALGTPNQIAKAFGELKTMFCDKGIPVIIGELGAIKRTGQITDAANLKLHLQGRALFYGEVAKNAKANGIVPYVWDTGAEDDGNMTIITRQKGTYEILDPDVLNALQKAYGMEGNNKSNLDSLVKENEVPETADGKGVLITYTSKTADSSETGTLRINLSGTAKDLSKYVGLEIRMKGEVASAGPCTGASDGCGEYGWTSMDLFMMTGSAWAWFDASVLEQADQQLDATTFQTFQIKWTDFRTEPTGLNSANAIGLNLYGTQVSGTITIDYIKGIKADGTTEMIDDFDKKPSTEGTASGKIVAVSGSGSSAIKAVAAKATGLRLNVAQGSVTAMFNANRATRGTAMLMNSMGQVIAQKNFNAHVGANEVQLSTSARGAAVLIVKMGSQKSVQQVRLR comes from the coding sequence ATGAGATTGAATACCTTTGGCATCGCATGCAGCTCGCTTCTCATGGCAGCATCAGCATTCGCCGCCCTCCCCAAGGCAACCGCATTGGTCGAACCGATGGGCATGGGTTATAATATCGGCAACACCATGGAAGTGCCGGAAAATCCGACTGCATGGGGCAACCCGCTCCCGACCGCCGGCTACATCAAGGCCATCAAGGCAGCCGGTTTCAATACCGTGCGTATTCCTTGTGCCTGGTATTCTCATTCTGACGCTCTTACCAAAGACATCGCCGCAAACGGCGGTACCGCAGACAACGGCAGCTACACTCACGTAGGCAAGGCCGCCGACTTTACCACCCCGACCATTGACGCCGCATGGCTCAAGCAGGTGAAGGACGTGGTGGACATGGTCATCGCCGAAGGCATGTACGTCGTCTTGAACTCCCACTGGGACGAAGGCTGGCTCGAAGACCGCGTTTATGAAGGCACGGCCAATCCGCGTAGCGGTTCCGGCGACATCGCCAACTCTTCCGCAACGACCAAGGCTCGCCAAGCCGCTTTCTGGTCTCAGATTGCATCTTACTTCAAAGACTATGATGAACACCTCCTCTTCGCAGGCGCCAACGAACCGGGCGTGAACGACCCGTGGGGTTCCAGCGGCCAGTGGGCATTCGATAACTCCCGTATGCAGATTTTGAAGGGCTACTACGACGCATTCATCACTTCCGTGCGTAGCGCAGGTGGCAACAACGACACCCGTACCTTGATTGTGCAGGCTCCGCGTACCGAAATGGATAACGCTCCGATGCTCAGCACTAGCTGGCCGACCGACCCGGCTGGCGAAGGCTACATGATGGCCGAAGTCCACTACTATCCGTATCAGTACTCCCTCATGACCGCCGATGAAGATTGGGGCAAGCAGTATTATTACTACACCGGACTTTCCAGCACGAATGACAAGGAACACAACATGGGCTGGAACGTTTACAGCAAGAGCATCGACAACTCCGCTCTCGGCACCCCGAACCAGATTGCAAAGGCTTTCGGCGAACTCAAGACGATGTTCTGCGACAAGGGCATTCCTGTAATTATCGGTGAACTCGGCGCCATCAAGCGCACCGGTCAGATTACCGACGCCGCAAACCTCAAGCTCCATTTGCAGGGCCGCGCCCTCTTCTACGGTGAAGTCGCTAAGAACGCCAAGGCTAACGGCATCGTTCCTTACGTTTGGGACACCGGTGCTGAAGACGACGGCAACATGACCATCATCACCCGCCAGAAGGGCACCTATGAAATTCTCGACCCGGATGTCCTGAACGCTTTGCAGAAGGCATACGGCATGGAAGGCAACAACAAGAGCAACCTCGACAGCCTCGTCAAAGAAAACGAAGTTCCTGAAACCGCAGACGGCAAGGGCGTCCTCATCACCTACACGAGCAAGACCGCTGACTCTAGCGAAACCGGCACACTCCGCATCAACCTCTCCGGCACCGCTAAGGATCTTTCCAAGTACGTCGGCCTCGAAATCCGCATGAAGGGCGAAGTCGCTTCTGCAGGTCCTTGCACTGGCGCAAGCGACGGCTGCGGCGAATACGGCTGGACCTCCATGGACCTCTTCATGATGACTGGCAGCGCATGGGCATGGTTCGACGCTAGCGTTTTGGAACAGGCCGACCAGCAACTTGACGCCACCACGTTCCAGACATTCCAGATCAAGTGGACAGACTTCCGCACCGAACCCACAGGCCTCAACTCTGCTAACGCTATCGGCCTCAACCTTTACGGCACGCAGGTTTCCGGCACCATTACGATTGACTACATCAAGGGCATCAAGGCTGACGGCACGACCGAAATGATTGACGACTTTGACAAGAAGCCCTCTACTGAAGGTACCGCATCTGGCAAGATTGTCGCCGTCTCCGGTTCCGGCTCCTCCGCCATCAAGGCCGTCGCCGCCAAGGCAACGGGTCTCCGCCTGAACGTCGCTCAAGGCTCCGTCACGGCAATGTTCAATGCCAACAGAGCTACTCGCGGTACGGCTATGCTCATGAACTCCATGGGCCAGGTCATCGCTCAGAAGAACTTCAATGCCCACGTCGGTGCAAACGAAGTCCAGTTGAGCACAAGTGCACGCGGCGCTGCAGTCCTCATCGTCAAGATGGGCAGCCAGAAGAGCGTACAGCAAGTCCGCCTCCGCTAA
- the rplT gene encoding 50S ribosomal protein L20, whose product MPRAKTRVPSRERRKKILKAAKGYYGRRKSNLRLAIDAVAHAGQYAYAHRRDKKGDFRSLWITRLNAAVREFGISYSQFIYKLSKANINMNRKVLADLAVADPAAFAKVVEIVKAA is encoded by the coding sequence ATGCCACGCGCAAAAACTAGAGTTCCTTCCCGCGAACGCCGCAAAAAAATCCTCAAGGCCGCCAAGGGTTACTATGGCCGCCGCAAGTCGAACCTTCGCCTTGCTATTGACGCCGTTGCCCACGCTGGTCAGTATGCCTATGCACACCGCCGCGACAAGAAGGGTGATTTCCGCTCTCTGTGGATCACTCGCTTGAACGCTGCTGTTCGTGAATTCGGCATCAGCTATAGCCAGTTCATTTACAAGCTTTCCAAGGCTAACATCAACATGAACCGCAAGGTTCTCGCTGACTTGGCCGTCGCCGATCCGGCAGCATTTGCTAAGGTCGTCGAAATCGTGAAGGCTGCTTAA
- a CDS encoding NADP-dependent malic enzyme → MGKDLKEMALQYHSMGKPGKIEIVPTKPHSTQTDLGLAYTPGVASPCLEIEKDQNLAYEYTGKGNLVAVISNGTAVLGLGDIGALAGKPVMEGKALLFKIYAGIDVFDIEINEKDPKKFIEIVKGIAPTFGGINLEDIKAPECFEIEDTLKAELDIPVMHDDQHGTAIISSAGLLNAIEVAGKSIRNVKMVVNGAGAAACACTRLYLSLGLKKENLVMCDSKGVIRKDRKGLTEAKAFFATERTDIETLEDAMKGADVFVGLSKGNILTREMVRSMADQPIVFALANPTPEISYEEAMASRGDLIFATGRSDYPNQVNNVIGFPYIFRGALDVRATTINEHMKHAAVRAIAALAHKPVPDVVNIAYNAQRFTFGKEYLIPKPLDPRLLTEVSIAVAKAAIESGVARKPITDWDAYYDRLRDMMGYDNKLIRQFSDTARSNPKRVVFAESNLNMLKAAVQAQAEGIAHPIMLGNPERIQMIAQREQLDLTGIKIVNPRSPEEFERRRNYAAIYAEENGRNGVTFEEARDDMFEPNHFGMMMVKVGDADALISGGYSKYSETIELAKEIIGIRPEYKHFGAMHILSTKKGTFFLADTLVNRDPDAETLVDIVKLTHDAVRFFAHEPVMAMLSYANFGSDKEAARGTVNKVREAVKTIHEQYPDYVLDGEMQVNVALDKDLRDTKYPFNKIKGQTVNTLIFPCLSSANTTCKMLLEMGVGESIGPVQMGLNKPVHFTDSDASVHDIFNLTVAAVIDAIVQEKKDEEKSKKKFDKIW, encoded by the coding sequence ATGGGAAAAGACTTAAAGGAAATGGCTCTCCAATACCATTCCATGGGCAAGCCGGGCAAGATCGAAATCGTGCCTACCAAGCCGCACAGCACACAGACGGACTTGGGCCTTGCATACACGCCGGGCGTGGCTTCACCGTGTCTTGAAATCGAAAAAGACCAGAACCTCGCTTACGAATACACGGGCAAGGGCAACCTCGTCGCTGTGATTAGTAACGGTACGGCTGTGCTTGGTCTCGGCGATATTGGCGCACTCGCTGGTAAGCCGGTGATGGAAGGCAAGGCCTTGCTTTTCAAGATTTATGCGGGCATTGACGTGTTCGACATCGAAATCAACGAAAAGGATCCGAAAAAGTTTATCGAAATCGTGAAGGGCATTGCCCCGACGTTTGGTGGCATCAACCTCGAAGACATTAAGGCTCCGGAATGCTTTGAAATCGAAGACACGCTCAAGGCTGAGCTTGATATTCCGGTGATGCACGATGACCAGCATGGTACGGCTATCATTTCTTCTGCAGGCCTCTTGAACGCTATCGAAGTTGCTGGCAAGAGCATTCGCAACGTAAAGATGGTTGTGAACGGCGCAGGCGCTGCCGCTTGCGCTTGCACGAGACTTTATCTGTCTCTCGGTCTCAAGAAAGAAAATCTTGTGATGTGCGATAGCAAGGGCGTTATCCGCAAGGACCGCAAGGGCCTCACCGAAGCAAAGGCTTTCTTTGCTACGGAACGCACCGACATCGAAACTCTCGAAGATGCCATGAAGGGCGCAGACGTGTTCGTTGGCCTCTCCAAGGGTAACATCCTCACTCGCGAAATGGTCCGCAGCATGGCCGACCAGCCGATTGTCTTTGCTCTTGCAAACCCGACTCCGGAAATCAGCTACGAAGAAGCTATGGCAAGCCGTGGCGACCTCATCTTTGCAACGGGCCGTAGCGACTATCCGAACCAGGTGAACAACGTTATCGGTTTCCCGTACATTTTCCGTGGCGCTCTCGACGTGCGTGCAACGACGATTAACGAACACATGAAGCACGCCGCTGTCCGCGCGATTGCCGCTCTCGCTCACAAGCCGGTTCCGGATGTGGTGAACATTGCATACAATGCACAGCGCTTCACGTTCGGTAAGGAATACTTGATTCCGAAGCCGCTTGACCCGCGCCTCCTCACGGAAGTTTCTATCGCTGTGGCTAAGGCTGCTATCGAAAGTGGTGTGGCTCGCAAGCCGATTACCGATTGGGATGCTTACTACGATCGCCTCCGCGACATGATGGGTTATGACAACAAGCTCATCCGTCAGTTCAGCGATACCGCTCGCAGCAACCCGAAGCGCGTCGTGTTTGCCGAAAGCAACCTCAATATGCTCAAGGCTGCTGTCCAGGCTCAGGCCGAAGGCATTGCACACCCGATTATGCTTGGCAACCCGGAACGCATCCAGATGATTGCCCAGCGCGAACAGCTCGACCTCACGGGCATCAAGATTGTGAACCCGCGTTCTCCGGAAGAATTCGAACGTCGCCGCAACTACGCCGCTATCTACGCTGAAGAAAACGGCCGCAATGGCGTGACCTTCGAAGAAGCTCGTGACGATATGTTTGAACCGAACCACTTCGGTATGATGATGGTGAAGGTCGGCGATGCCGATGCGCTCATTTCCGGTGGCTATTCCAAGTATTCCGAAACGATTGAACTTGCTAAGGAAATTATCGGTATTCGTCCGGAATACAAGCACTTTGGCGCTATGCATATCCTCAGCACTAAGAAGGGTACGTTCTTCTTGGCCGATACGCTCGTGAACCGCGATCCGGATGCCGAAACGCTCGTCGATATCGTGAAACTCACGCACGATGCTGTCCGCTTCTTCGCTCACGAACCGGTGATGGCAATGCTTAGCTACGCAAACTTCGGTAGCGACAAGGAAGCTGCTCGCGGCACTGTGAACAAGGTCCGCGAAGCCGTGAAGACGATTCACGAACAGTATCCGGATTACGTTCTCGATGGCGAAATGCAGGTGAACGTGGCTCTTGACAAGGATCTTCGCGATACGAAGTATCCGTTCAACAAGATCAAGGGCCAGACCGTGAACACGCTTATCTTCCCGTGCCTATCTTCTGCAAATACCACTTGCAAGATGCTCTTGGAAATGGGCGTTGGCGAATCCATCGGTCCTGTGCAGATGGGCTTGAACAAGCCGGTTCACTTCACCGACTCCGACGCTTCTGTCCACGATATCTTCAACTTGACCGTTGCCGCTGTCATCGACGCCATCGTTCAGGAAAAGAAGGACGAAGAAAAGAGCAAGAAGAAGTTCGACAAGATCTGGTAA
- a CDS encoding class I SAM-dependent RNA methyltransferase encodes MFFEQAIAHNLPNYTKESDSAYGETLAPLDYKDELKVKNEAIREFWEVNRLARGPQPIVASPMPRNYRTTSKRQVEMKPGDLRFNEYDSILEPEEHNAIYRLLFDKLITPAYKPLAYALNWLIIRGTYKYRIVIFNVKKLDASIVRKLKQISEVLQQSPYHVTAAHAYVDPTGSNYYLEAKRPTDTLNFKQLYGPRELSLDLGHFRLKYPVTGFSQINESQIHNLIKSASRLLGLEKGDHFLDLYCGYGLFSFALGEAAKSVLGVEWEGPSIDCAKASARFLKKNYKFIAGKIDETFVQMRLPRPIPGEPERILLDPPRKGTEPGVIRALAMRKPVRVLHIFCGTDEIPAALAEWERYGYRVKEVLPMDLFPGTPHLETLVALEKK; translated from the coding sequence ATGTTTTTTGAACAAGCAATAGCCCATAACCTCCCGAATTATACGAAGGAATCGGATTCCGCCTACGGCGAGACCCTCGCTCCGCTCGATTACAAGGACGAACTTAAGGTCAAGAACGAAGCCATCCGCGAATTTTGGGAAGTCAACCGCCTTGCACGCGGTCCGCAGCCGATTGTGGCTAGTCCCATGCCGCGCAATTATCGCACGACGTCCAAGCGCCAAGTTGAAATGAAGCCGGGCGACCTCCGCTTTAACGAATACGATAGCATCTTGGAGCCCGAAGAACACAACGCTATTTACCGTCTGCTGTTCGACAAGCTCATCACGCCGGCATACAAGCCGCTCGCTTACGCGCTCAACTGGCTCATCATCCGCGGCACGTACAAGTACCGCATCGTGATTTTCAACGTGAAAAAGCTGGACGCAAGCATCGTGCGCAAGCTCAAGCAGATTTCCGAAGTCTTGCAGCAGAGCCCGTACCACGTGACCGCAGCACATGCCTACGTGGACCCGACTGGTTCCAACTACTATCTCGAAGCAAAGCGCCCGACAGACACGCTCAACTTCAAGCAACTTTACGGCCCGCGCGAACTCTCGCTTGACCTCGGCCATTTCAGGCTCAAGTACCCGGTAACGGGATTCAGCCAGATCAATGAAAGCCAGATCCACAACCTCATCAAGTCCGCAAGCCGCTTGCTTGGTCTTGAAAAGGGCGACCATTTCTTAGATCTTTACTGCGGTTACGGTCTCTTCAGCTTTGCTCTCGGTGAAGCCGCCAAGTCCGTTCTCGGTGTGGAATGGGAAGGTCCGTCCATCGACTGTGCGAAGGCTTCTGCAAGATTCTTGAAGAAGAACTACAAGTTCATCGCCGGCAAGATTGACGAGACGTTTGTGCAAATGAGACTTCCGCGGCCGATCCCTGGCGAACCGGAACGCATTTTGTTGGACCCGCCGCGCAAGGGAACTGAACCGGGCGTCATCCGCGCTCTCGCGATGCGTAAGCCTGTGCGCGTGCTCCACATTTTCTGCGGCACCGACGAAATCCCAGCAGCTCTCGCCGAATGGGAACGTTACGGCTACCGCGTCAAGGAAGTGCTGCCGATGGACCTGTTCCCCGGCACGCCGCACCTCGAAACGCTCGTCGCACTTGAGAAAAAGTAA
- a CDS encoding TonB family protein, whose protein sequence is MKTPFFLKFAVIIVAGILAACAGNSQQPVSEPVPTTATPHDESASESKVAEAPKDTSSAQGRSSEKIMEVVRANTPNRLKPLYNNFLRTNPGFEGKITVKFKILPDGNIETGEIVSATTNFPEFEKAVLNDILQWKFDAGDYKNCTVTIPFTFADDGKPAKKAPVNQGPAEDAWYGASQGWY, encoded by the coding sequence ATGAAAACGCCTTTTTTCTTGAAATTTGCCGTAATTATTGTCGCTGGTATCCTTGCGGCTTGTGCCGGTAATTCGCAGCAACCAGTAAGTGAACCTGTACCAACAACTGCAACGCCGCATGATGAGTCTGCTTCTGAAAGTAAGGTGGCTGAAGCTCCAAAGGATACATCGAGTGCTCAAGGACGTTCCTCCGAAAAGATCATGGAGGTTGTCAGGGCTAATACCCCGAATCGTCTGAAACCTTTGTACAATAATTTCTTGCGGACAAATCCAGGTTTTGAAGGCAAGATTACGGTGAAGTTTAAAATACTCCCGGATGGCAATATAGAAACGGGAGAAATTGTCAGTGCAACCACGAATTTTCCTGAATTTGAAAAGGCCGTGCTGAATGATATTTTGCAGTGGAAATTTGATGCGGGGGATTATAAGAATTGTACCGTTACGATTCCGTTTACGTTTGCCGATGATGGTAAGCCTGCTAAAAAAGCCCCGGTCAATCAGGGACCGGCCGAAGATGCGTGGTATGGCGCTAGCCAGGGCTGGTATTAA
- the rpmI gene encoding 50S ribosomal protein L35 — MPKMKTHSGAKKRFRVTGSGHVKFKRAGMRHIQAKMNTKRKRNLRKGALVKKVDTYHVKRLLVVA; from the coding sequence ATGCCTAAGATGAAAACTCACAGCGGTGCTAAGAAGCGCTTCCGCGTGACTGGTTCCGGCCATGTCAAGTTCAAGCGCGCTGGTATGCGCCACATTCAAGCTAAGATGAACACTAAGCGTAAGCGTAACCTTCGTAAGGGCGCTCTCGTTAAGAAAGTCGATACCTATCATGTCAAGCGTCTGCTTGTCGTAGCATAA